Genomic DNA from Corallococcus silvisoli:
AGTCGCGCGGGAAGCTGCCCTTGGGATAGCGCAGGCCGCGTTCAAGCACGCGCACGCCCAGGCCGGCCTGCGCGAGGCGACAGGCCGCCACCGCGCCACCAAACCCCGTGCCAATGACCAGGGTGTCGTATGCCGGTGCCATGTTCCCCCTCCGGGTGCGATCCCTGGGGAGCAGGGATCAGGCGCACGACCCGGGAACGTCCAGGAAAGGACGGACCCGACTCTACAACGGGCCCCTGTCGTTTCCTTGAGGCCCACCTCCCGGGTGGAGCACCCTTTCTCCCTCTAGAGAAACGGATTTCCTGACCAGCACGGATACATGGACGCGCCCGCCCCACGGAGGCGGTTCGCGGGAGACCGGACACCGGGTGGGACCCCAGGGCATGCGACGGACTTCCGTCCCCCCGTTACCATCACTGCAAAACGAGCTTTTCAATGAAGACTCGACGACTTGCAGATTCGGGGGCACATCGGGCGCTGACCCAGCGGGAGCTGCCGGTGGCGCCGGCCCCCAGGACACCGCCGGTGGATCCGCTGGTGTCGGCGCAACTGGGCGAGTTCGTCATCCAGGAGCGCATTGGCGCGGGGGGGATGGGGGTCGTCTACCGGGCGGTGCATCCGCTGATTGGCAAGCAGGCCGCCATCAAGGTGCTGCGGGCGGAGCTGGTGTCGCGGGAGCTGGAGCAGCGGCTGTTGATGGAGGCGCGGTCGGCGAACGCCATCCGGCACCCGGGCATCCTGGACATCTTCAACTTCGGCACGCTCCCGGATGGGCGGCCGTACGTGGTGATGGAGCTGCTCCAGGGGCAGTCCCTGGCGGACGTGCTGCGCGCCCGGGGACGGCTGGACGTGGGGACGGCGCTCTGGATATTGGAGCAGATCCTCTCCGCGCTGGGGGCGGCGCACCGGGCCGGCGTGGTGCACCGGGACCTGAAGCCGGCGAACGTGTTCGTGGTGGAGCGGCCGGACGCGGCGCCGGTGATCAAGCTGGTCGACTTCGGCATCGCCAAGGTGATGCGGTCGCGCGAGGGCTTGACGCTCGCGGATGGCTCGGTGCTGGGCACGCCGGACTTCATGGCGCCGGAGCAGGTCCGGGGCGGCGCGGTGAAGCCCGCCACGGACCTGTACGCGCTCGGCATCATGGCGTTCCAGATGCTCACCGGCACGCGGCCCTTCCAGGGCGAGAACGTGCAGGTGATGTTCGCGCACGTCGAACAGATCCCACCCCCGCCGTCCTCGCGGGTGGACGGCATCCCGCCCGCGCTCGACGCGCTGGTGCTCCAACTGCTGGAGAAGGACCCCGAGCAGCGGCCCGCGTCCGCGGAGCAGGTGCGCCAGCGGATCCTCGCGCTGTCCCGAAAGCTGCCACCCGGCACGGCGCTGCACGCCGTGCCGGTGAAGCCCGCGCGAGAGGAGCCCACGTCACCGACCACGCCCCGGCCTCCGGGGCTCGCGGCGATGCTGGCGGATCGCCGGCGGAGGGTGCCGCTCGCGGCGGCCGTGGGGGTGGCCTTGCTGGGGGCGGGGCTGTGGCTGCTGACACGGACCGAGGCCCCGACGCGCGACCTGAAGCAGCGTCTGCCCATGCCTCCCGCGCCCGTGACGGCCCCGGCGCCTCCTGCGAAGAGCACCGCCAGCCCAGGCGCGGTCCAGGCCACCACGCGGCAAGCCACCGCCACGCCTCCTCCC
This window encodes:
- a CDS encoding serine/threonine-protein kinase, whose protein sequence is MKTRRLADSGAHRALTQRELPVAPAPRTPPVDPLVSAQLGEFVIQERIGAGGMGVVYRAVHPLIGKQAAIKVLRAELVSRELEQRLLMEARSANAIRHPGILDIFNFGTLPDGRPYVVMELLQGQSLADVLRARGRLDVGTALWILEQILSALGAAHRAGVVHRDLKPANVFVVERPDAAPVIKLVDFGIAKVMRSREGLTLADGSVLGTPDFMAPEQVRGGAVKPATDLYALGIMAFQMLTGTRPFQGENVQVMFAHVEQIPPPPSSRVDGIPPALDALVLQLLEKDPEQRPASAEQVRQRILALSRKLPPGTALHAVPVKPAREEPTSPTTPRPPGLAAMLADRRRRVPLAAAVGVALLGAGLWLLTRTEAPTRDLKQRLPMPPAPVTAPAPPAKSTASPGAVQATTRQATATPPPEAGAPPATPLEGPLKQERNLKAPSRRTGVKTGRAPKAPQSLTAASSSVKSSLEQRLEDIRARLPSQNGVPVLDKDLRDDLSRIQDSVRTATSAAERGYLDEALDLWERRRAERMAARPTSPSR